One segment of Panicum virgatum strain AP13 chromosome 1K, P.virgatum_v5, whole genome shotgun sequence DNA contains the following:
- the LOC120646821 gene encoding serine/threonine-protein kinase PCRK1-like: MRCLPFLHGEVKEEDPVTMSASVRSISTTSTDRDVRSGSDFTSLNVSDMSAESIRRTQYPSFTDRPSNLRVFSFSELKSATRNFSRSLMVGEGGFGCVYRGIIKTSDEPSERIEIAVKQLNRKGLQGQKEWLTEMNVLGIVDHPNLVKLIGYCADDDERGVQRLLVYEYMPNGSVDDHLSSRSTSTLSWPMRLKVALDSARGLKYLHEEMEFQVIFRDLKTSNILLDENWNAKLSDFGLARHGPTEGLTHVSTAVVGTLGYAAPEYMQTGRLTAKSDIWSYGVLLYELITGRRPIDRNRPKSEQKLLDWVKPYIADKKRFPIIIDPRLEGRYNLKSMTKLASVANRCLVRMPKSRPKMSEVYEMVQKIVDSIETGPPQPPLHYHGSVSEPGAKRTKKGSLKRRLQEFKFGCRNIVWRGWKPEMVNTF; this comes from the exons ATGAGGTGCCTGCCTTTCTTGCATGGAGAGGTCAAAGAGGAGGATCCTGTCACCATGTCTGCATCTGTACGGTCCATCAGCACAACATCAACGGACCGTGATGTCCGCTCCGGTTCAGACTTCACCTCCTTGAATGTATCCGACATGAGCGCCGAGTCAATAAGGAGGACACAGTACCCCAGCTTCACTGACCGGCCGTCTAACTTGAGGGTGTTCTCCTTCTCTGAATTGAAGAGTGCCACGCGCAACTTCAGCCGGTCACTCATGGTTGGCGAGGGTGGCTTTGGCTGTGTGTACAGGGGCATCATCAAGACATCTGACGAACCTAGTGAACGAATTGAGATTGCTGTTAAGCAGTTGAATCGTAAAGGACTTCAG GGGCAGAAGGAGTGGTTAACAGAGATGAATGTGCTTGGAATTGTTGACCATCCGAACCTAGTTAAACTAATAGGCTACTGTGCTGATGATGATGAGCGGGGAGTACAACGCCTTCTAGTGTACGAATATATGCCTAATGGAAGTGTGGACGATCACTTGTCAAGTAGGTCAACTTCAACTCTATCATGGCCTATGAGACTGAAAGTAGCTCTTGATTCTGCCCGGGGACTGAAGTATCTGCATGAAGAAATGGAATTCCAG GTCATTTTTCGAGATCTGAAAACATCTAACATTCTGTTGGATGAGAACTGGAACGCCAAATTGTCAGACTTTGGTTTGGCTAGGCATGGACCAACGGAAGGTCTGACCCATGTCTCCACAGCG GTAGTTGGAACTCTAGGGTATGCAGCGCCTGAGTACATGCAAACTGGACGCCTCACTGCAAAGAGTGATATATGGAGCTATGGCGTTTTGCTGTACGAGCTCATCACCGGCCGCCGGCCCATTGACCGGAACCGGCCAAAGAGCGAGCAGAAGCTCCTGGATTGGGTGAAGCCATACATCGCGGACAAGAAGCGGTTCCCCATCATCATTGACCCGAGGCTGGAGGGGCGCTACAACCTCAAGTCCATGACAAAGCTGGCCAGCGTGGCGAACCGCTGCCTGGTCCGGATGCCAAAGTCTCGGCCAAAGATGAGCGAGGTGTACGAGATGGTCCAGAAGATCGTCGACAGCATCGAGACTGGCCCACCGCAGCCGCCTCTGCACTACCATGGCTCAGTCTCAGAGCCAGGTGCGAAGCGGACCAAGAAAGGATCCCTGAAGAGAAGGCTCCAGGAGTTCAAATTCGGTTGCCGGAATATCGTGTGGCGGGGCTGGAAGCCTGAGATGGTAAACACCTTCTGA
- the LOC120646842 gene encoding ABC transporter G family member 28-like yields the protein MAWVAAMQLLLLSSAAAAARASVTFVVGIDDSSSMSSPRVSLAEAATGDYDDASGGDKGAQLIAGSPIVAGAMNNRLKALTSSFARSIGKQLDYCIKDTETEWNKAFDFSKDTTFLTNCMKETKGDLQQRICTAAEMRFYFESLLESGDNGETNYVRPNLNCNFSSWIDGCEPGWACRAGDDQKIDLQNAKDIPYRALKCQSCCPGFFCPHGLTCMIPCPLGAYCPRSDLNVSTGICDPYNYQPPPGNPNHTCGAADIWADVVTTDDIFCPPGFYCPSTIQKLPCSSGYYCRKGSTSQTRCYKKSSCPPNSATQDITIFGALLVVASCLVLLIIYNFSGQILTNREKRQAKSREAAARHARETAQARERWKSAKDVAKKAGVGLQSQLSRTFSRNKQHKSGQAQSSSSGPSKVGDAGGKKSNLTDMVRSLEDNPDSDEGFNVEVGDKALKKPTGKQMHTRSQIFKYAYGQIEKEKAMQQENHNMTFSGVISMAKGHDVSARPAIEIAFKDLTLSLKGSKKKLLWSVSGRLSPGRVAAVMGPSGAGKTTFLSAIAGKATGCETSGFVLINGKIEPIRGYKKIIGFVPQDDIVHGNLTVEENLWFNARCRLSADMSKADKVLVVERVIESLGLQAIRDSLVGTVEQRGISGGQRKRVNVGLEMVMEPSVLILDEPTSGLDSASSLLLLRALRREALEGVNISMVVHQPSYTLYRMFDDLILLAKGGMTVYHGPVKKVEEYFAGLGIVVPERVNPPDYYIDILEGIAKPNLNPGVSVKDLPIRWMVHNGYDVPRDMLQSNSDSESSSRGSTGHASSHDDAGPSIVSVLLGNVKDILVQKKDEYDYNKTCQDLSNRNTPGILRQYRYFLGRCGKQRLREARIQGVDYLILCLAGICLGTLAKVSDETFGALGYTYTVIAVSLLCKIGALRSFTLDKINYWRERAAGMSSLAYFMSKDTIDHFNTVVKPIVYLSMFYFFNNPRSSIWENYVVLLALVYCVTGMGYTFAIFFQPSSAQLWSALLPVVLTLIATQQKNTIFADLCYTKWALEAFVIANAQNYSGVWLITRCGSLVRSGYNIEHEILCIGVLIANGIVFRCVAFFLLVTFQKH from the exons ATGGCCTGGGTGGCGGCCATGCAGCTGCTGCTCCTCTCgtctgccgcggccgccgcccgcgccagcGTCACCTTCGTCGTCGGCATAGACGACAGCAGCAGCATGTCGTCCCCGCGGGTGTCGCTGGCGGAGGCCGCCACCGGAGACTACGACGACGCCTCCGGGGGGGACAAGGGCGCCCAGCTCATCGCGGGGAGCCCCATCGTGGCGGGGGCCATGAACAACCGCCTCAAGGCGCTCACGTCATCATTCGCCAGGAGCATCGGCAAGCAGCTCGactactgcatcaaggacac GGAGACGGAGTGGAATAAGGCCTTCGATTTCTCCAAGGACACCACCTTCCTAACAAATTGCATGAAGGAGACCAAGG GGGACCTTCAGCAGCGCATCTGCACGGCGGCTGAGATGAGGTTCTACTTCGAGAGCTTGCTGGAGAGCGGCGACAACGGGGAGACCAACTACGTGAGGCCCAACCTCAACTGCAACTTCTCGTCGTGGATCGACGGGTGCGAGCCCGGGTGGGCGTGCAGGGCCGGGGACGACCAGAAGATCGACCTCCAGAACGCAAAGGACATCCCCTACAGGGCCCTCAAGTGCCAGTCCTGCTGCCCGGGATTCTTTTGCCCACATGGCCTAACCTGCATGATCC CTTGCCCTCTGGGTGCCTACTGTCCAAGGTCCGACCTCAACGTTTCTACAGGCATCTGTGACCC ATACAACTATCAGCCGCCTCCTGGGAACCCCAATCATACCTGCGGTGCCGCTGACATTTGGGCAGATGTGGTCACAACCGATGATATCTTCTGCCCACCTGGATTCTACTGCCCCAGCACCATACAGAAACTCCCTTGTAGTAGTGG GTACTATTGCAGGAAGGGGTCAACCTCACAGACAA GATGCTACAAGAAGAGCTCTTGCCCGCCCAACTCTGCCACCCAGGACATCACTATATTTGGCGCGCTGCTTGTG GTTGCTTCCTGTTTAGTCCTCCTGATCATCTACAACTTCTCCGGTCAAATCCTGACCAACCGTGAGAAGAGGCAAGCCAAATCCCGAGAGGCCGCTGCGAGGCACGCCAGAGAGACCGCACAAGCTCGAGAGAGATGGAAATCGGCCAAAGATGTCGCCAAGAAGGCGGGCGTCGGCTTGCAGTCGCAACTCTCCCGCACCTTCTCGCGCAACAAGCAGCACAAGTCCGGCCAGGCACAGTCGTCGTCGTCAGGACCCTCCAAGGTGGGGGACGCCGGCGGAAAGAAGAGCAACCTCACCGACATGGTGCGCTCGCTCGAGGACAACCCGGACAGCGACGAAGGATTCAACGTGGAGGTGGGGGACAAGGCTCTGAAGAAGCCCACGGGGAAGCAGATGCACACGCGGAGCCAGATCTTCAAGTACGCCTACGGCCAGATCGAGAAGGAGAAGGCGATGCAGCAGGAGAACCACAACATGACCTTCTCGGGGGTGATATCCATGGCCAAGGGCCACGACGTCAGCGCCAGACCAGCCATCGAGATCGCCTTCAAGGACCTCACTCTCTCGCTCAAGGGCAGCAAGAAGAAGCTCCTGTGGTCCGTGTCGGGAAGGCTCTCGCCTGGCCGCGTAGCTGCCGTCATGGGCCCGTCCGGTGCAGGGAAAACAACGTTCCTGAGCGCCATTGCCGGGAAGGCAACCGGGTGCGAGACATCGGGGTTCGTGCTTATAAATGGTAAAATTGAACCCATCCGTGGCTACAAGAAGATCATCGGCTTTGTTCCCCAAGATGACATCGTCCACGGGAACCTAACCGTCGAAGAAAACCTCTGGTTCAACGCAAGATGCAG GCTGTCAGCAGACATGTCCAAGGCTGACAAGGTCCTCGTCGTGGAGAGGGTGATCGAGTCCCTGGGGTTGCAGGCCATTCGGGATTCTCTGGTTGGGACAGTGGAGCAGCGCGGCATCTCCGGCGGGCAGCGCAAGCGAGTCAATGTCGGCCTGGAGATGGTGATGGAGCCCTCGGTGCTGATCTTGGACGAGCCGACGTCTGGTCTGGACAGCGCCTCCTCCCTGCTTCTGCTCCGAGCACTTCGCCGCGAAGCTCTTGAAGGTGTCAACATCTCCATGGTTGTTCATCAGCCCAG TTACACGCTGTACAGAATGTTTGATGATCTGATACTTCTGGCCAAAGGGGGCATGACGGTGTACCACGGGCCAGTGAAGAAGGTGGAGGAGTACTTCGCAGGGCTGGGCATCGTTGTCCCGGAGCGCGTGAACCCGCCGGACTACTACATCGACATCCTGGAGGGCATTGCGAAGCCCAACCTGAACCCAGGCGTGAGCGTCAAGGACCTGCCCATCAGATGGATGGTGCACAACGGCTACGATGTTCCACGGGACATGCTGCAGAGCAATTCAGATTCAGAATCGTCATCCAGAGGGAGCACCGGGCACGCTTCGAGCCACGACGATGCTGGGCCATCCATTGTTTCAGTGCTCCTGGGCAATGTCAAAGATATCCTAGTGCAGAAGAAGGATGAGTATGATTACAACAAGACTTGCCAGGACCTGTCCAACCGCAATACTCCTGGCATTCTAAGGCAGTACAGGTACTTCCTGGGAAG GTGCGGGAAGCAGAGGCTCCGGGAAGCGAGGATACAAGGAGTGGACTACTTGATACTGTGTCTTGCCGGGATATGCCTGGGAACACTGGCCAAAGTGAGCGACGAGACGTTTGGAGCGCTGGGATACACGTACACTGTCATCGCAGTCT CCCTGCTGTGCAAGATTGGAGCCCTGCGGTCCTTCACCCTTGACAAGATCAACTACTGGAGGGAGCGAGCAGCCGGGATGAGCTCCCTGGCCTACTTCATGTCCAAGGACACCATAGACCACTTCAACACCGTCGTCAAGCCCATCGTCTACCTCTCCATGTTCTACTTCTTCAACAACCCCAGGTCCTCCATCTGGGAGAACTACGTCGTCCTCCTCGCGCTCGTCTACTGCGTCACCGGCATGGGCTACACCTTCGCCATCTTCTTCCAGCCAAGCTCGGCGCAGCTG TGGTCTGCACTGCTCCCAGTTGTCTTGACCCTGATAGCAACGCAGCAGAAGAACACCATCTTCGCCGATTTGTGCTACACAAAGTGGGCTCTGGAAGCGTTTGTCATTGCAAATGCTCAGAA CTATTCCGGGGTGTGGCTAATAACACGGTGTGGCTCGCTGGTCAGGAGCGGCTACAACATCGAGCACGAGATCCTCTGTATAGGCGTCCTCATTGCTAACGGGATAGTCTTCCGCTGCGTAGCATTCTTCTTGTTGGTCACCTTCCAGAAGCACTAA
- the LOC120646852 gene encoding uncharacterized protein LOC120646852 isoform X2, protein MPAARLLPLLRRRLATTISDAHAPSSRGFSFPPTTSVGLRSLLTVTEASTNASDNNPLDQEQDSSKTDTPPASAPAPEPSFKVRDTSNLKISPRHDLAMVFTCKVCETRSMKMASRDSYENGVVVARCGGCNNLHLIADRLGWFGEPGSIEDFLAGKGEEVKKGSTDTLNFSLDDLVGSQVSSKGPSEQN, encoded by the exons AtgcccgccgcccgcctgctCCCGCTGCTCAGACGCcgcctcgccaccacgatctccGACGCGCACGCTCCCTCCTCCCGAG GATTTTCGTTTCCTCCAACCACATCTGTGGGGCTAAGATCCCTCCTGACAGTTACCGAAGCAAGCACCAATGCATCCGACAACAATCCTTTGGACCAAGAGCAAGACAGCTCCAAAACTGACACCCCTCCAGCTTCAGCCCCTGCACCGGAGCCCAGCTTCAAGGTCAGAGATACCTCCAACCTGAAGATCTCGCCCAGGCATGACCTTGCCATGGTCTTCACATGCAAGGTCTGCGAgacaaggtcaatgaagatGGCCAGCCGGGATTCGTACGAGAATGGAGTTGTGGTTGCACGCTGTGGTGGCTGCAACAACCTCCACCTTATAGCAGATAGGCTAGGCTGGTTTGGGGAGCCAGGGAGCATTGAGGACTTCCTAGCAGGGAAAGGAGAGGAGGTGAAGAAAGGTTCAACAGATACTCTCAACTTCTCTCTCGACGACTTGGTTGGGTCTCAGGTCAGTTCAAAGGGGCCTTCTGAACAAAATTAG
- the LOC120646852 gene encoding uncharacterized protein LOC120646852 isoform X1, with product MPAARLLPLLRRRLATTISDAHAPSSRDELSAELRGRVVAGFSFPPTTSVGLRSLLTVTEASTNASDNNPLDQEQDSSKTDTPPASAPAPEPSFKVRDTSNLKISPRHDLAMVFTCKVCETRSMKMASRDSYENGVVVARCGGCNNLHLIADRLGWFGEPGSIEDFLAGKGEEVKKGSTDTLNFSLDDLVGSQVSSKGPSEQN from the exons AtgcccgccgcccgcctgctCCCGCTGCTCAGACGCcgcctcgccaccacgatctccGACGCGCACGCTCCCTCCTCCCGAG ACGAGTTGAGTGCTGAACTGAGAGGTCGTGTCGTCGCAGGATTTTCGTTTCCTCCAACCACATCTGTGGGGCTAAGATCCCTCCTGACAGTTACCGAAGCAAGCACCAATGCATCCGACAACAATCCTTTGGACCAAGAGCAAGACAGCTCCAAAACTGACACCCCTCCAGCTTCAGCCCCTGCACCGGAGCCCAGCTTCAAGGTCAGAGATACCTCCAACCTGAAGATCTCGCCCAGGCATGACCTTGCCATGGTCTTCACATGCAAGGTCTGCGAgacaaggtcaatgaagatGGCCAGCCGGGATTCGTACGAGAATGGAGTTGTGGTTGCACGCTGTGGTGGCTGCAACAACCTCCACCTTATAGCAGATAGGCTAGGCTGGTTTGGGGAGCCAGGGAGCATTGAGGACTTCCTAGCAGGGAAAGGAGAGGAGGTGAAGAAAGGTTCAACAGATACTCTCAACTTCTCTCTCGACGACTTGGTTGGGTCTCAGGTCAGTTCAAAGGGGCCTTCTGAACAAAATTAG
- the LOC120646863 gene encoding lysM domain receptor-like kinase 3 — MVGPKPKANRMCKSKSAIATTASSTTAAAAATPRNHRSPRTTATSSYPAAYSYSTSSSTASSSAASLAALRDSLPELPLLFTFNDLATATAKFSSSHRLVPAAPSSSNSFRCSLRGHPAAVFRRPLSRDPREVTARLAVLGHCHHAAIARLLGAAASPDRTTLFLAYELVPDAAPLSALLRNPKNPSFTPLATWHSRLQLAADVCDALYYVHLQADTIHNRLCASSVLVCGDGPLPRAKIAHFGAADLAGELPVQQKDGGRRGRRIEGKRGYMAPELVAGGPPSRCSDVFALGVVLLELVSGQEPVRYEMVNRGTGEYERTSLIETAEAAAAEGGGEGMRRWVDRRLRDSFPVDAAESLTALALRCVAKDPLARPDMSWVAAKVSKLFLEAQEWAARFRVPTDISISIAPR, encoded by the coding sequence ATGGTCGGCCCCAAGCCCAAGGCCAACCGGATGTGCAAATCCAAGAGCGccatcgccaccaccgcctcctcgaccacggccgccgccgccgccaccccgaggAACCACCGCTCGCCGCGCACGACCGCCACCAGCTCCTACCCCGCTGCCTactcctactccacctcctcctccaccgcctcctcctccgcggcctccctcgccgcgctccgcgATTCCCTCCCGGAGCTGCCGCTCCTCTTCACCTTCAACGacctcgccaccgccaccgccaaaTTCTCCTCCTCGCACCGCCTCGTTCccgccgctccctcctcctCAAATTCCTTCCGCTGCTCCCTCCGGGGCCACCCGGCCGCGGTCTTCCGCCGCCCGCTCAGCCGCGACCCGCGCGAGGTCACCGCGCGCCTCGCCGTCCTCGGGCACTGCCACCACGCCGCCATCGCGcgcctcctcggcgccgccgcgtcgcccgaCCGCACCACGCTCTTCCTCGCCTACGAGCTCGTCCCCGACGCCGCCCCGCTCTCCGCGCTGCTCCGGAACCCCAAGAACCCCTCCTTCACCCCGCTCGCCACCTGGCACTCGCGCCTccagctcgccgccgacgtctGCGACGCGCTCTACTACGTCCACCTCCAGGCGGACACCATCCACAACCGCCTCTGCGCGTCCTCCGTCCTCGTCTGCGGCGACGGGCCCCTCCCCCGCGCCAAGATCGCCCATTtcggcgccgccgacctcgccggcgagctcccggtCCAACAGAaagacggcggccgccgcgggaggCGCATCGAGGGCAAGCGCGGGTACATGGCGCCGGAGCTGGTGGCGGGCGGCCCGCCGTCGCGGTGCTCCGACGTGTTCGCGCTGGGCGTGGtgctgctggagctggtgtcCGGGCAGGAGCCGGTGCGGTACGAGATGGTGAACCGGGGCACGGGCGAGTACGAGAGGACGTCGCTGATCGAGACGgcagaggccgcggcggcggagggcggcggggaggggatgCGCCGGTGGGTGGACCGCAGGCTGAGGGACTCGTTCCCCGTGGACGCGGCGGAGTCGCTCACCGCGCTGGCGCTGCGGTGCGTGGCCAAGGACCCCCTGGCGCGGCCGGACATGTCGTGGGTGGCCGCCAAGGTCTCCAAGCTCTTCCTGGAGGCGCAGGAGTGGGCGGCCAGGTTCCGTGTCCCCACCgacatctccatctccatcgcCCCCAGGTGA
- the LOC120646870 gene encoding serine/threonine-protein phosphatase PP1-like, with the protein MDPALLDDIIRRLLEVKNLKPGKNAQLSESEIKQLCAAAKEIFLQQPNLLELEAPIKICGDVHGQYSDLLRLFDYGGYPPQANYLFLGDYVDRGKQSLETICLLLAYKVKYPENFFLLRGNHECASVNRIYGFYDECKRRFSVKLWKTFTDCFNCLPVSALIDEKILCMHGGLSPELNKLDQILNLNRPTDVPDTGLLCDLLWSDPSNEAQGWAMNDRGVSYTFGPDKVAEFLEKHDLDLICRAHQVVEDGYEFFANRQLVTIFSAPNYCGEFDNAGAMMSVDETLMCSFQILKPARKMLACSTNNKSGFKSLRGW; encoded by the exons ATGGATCCGGCCTTGCTGGATGACATCATACGGCGGCTGCTGGAGGTAAAGAATCTGAAGCCGGGGAAGAACGCGCAGCTGTCAGAGTCGGAGATTAAGCAGCTCTGCGCTGCCGCCAAGGAGATCTTCCTGCAGCAGCCTAACCTTCTGGAGCTCGAGGCCCCCATCAAAATCTGTG GTGATGTCCATGGCCAGTATTCTGATCTACTGAGGCTATTTGATTATGGTGGCTACCCACCTCAGGCCAACTACCTTTTCTTGGGTGATTATGTGGACCGCGGAAAGCAAAGCCTGGAAACAATATGTCTTCTTTTGGCTTACAAGGTCAAGTACCCAGAGAACTTTTTCCTTCTAAGGGGCAACCATGAATGCGCGTCTGTAAATCGCATCTATGGTTTTTATGATGAGTGCAAGCGCAGATTCAGTGTGAAACTCTGGAAAACATTCACAGACTGTTTTAACTGCTTGCCAGTGTCAGCACTGATAGATGAGAAGATACTTTGTATGCATGGTGGTCTTTCCCCCGAGTTGAACAAGCTGGATCAAATACTCAATCTGAATCGTCCCACGGATGTGCCTGATACTGGATTGCTCTGTGATCTTCTTTGGTCTGATCCTTCCAATGAAGCACAAGGCTGGGCCATGAATGATCGAGGTGTTTCATATACATTTGGGCCTGATAAAGTCGCTGAATTCCTTGAGAAGCATGATTTGGACCTCATCTGCAGAGCCCATCAG GTTGTCGAAGATGGATATGAGTTTTTCGCTAACCGCCAACTTGTAACAATATTCTCGGCCCCTAACTACTGTGGAGAATTCGATAATGCTGGTGCCATGATGAGTGTAGATGAGACATTGATGTGCTCCTTCCAAATACTGAAGCCTGCAAGGAAGATGTTGGCTTGTTCAACCAATAACAAATCTGGCTTCAAG TCATTAAGAGGATGGTGA